From the Pirellulales bacterium genome, one window contains:
- the odhB gene encoding 2-oxoglutarate dehydrogenase complex dihydrolipoyllysine-residue succinyltransferase: protein MPVELKVPEVGESITEVHIAQWRKQVGQRAEKDENLVELESDKATVDLPAPVSGTLTQILKQPGEVARVGEIIGYMAAGAEAAAPPAPDVPKPAVNDLPHAATSPTMPTPSPSQPASRATLPPVMPAAQRLMAQEGIPSDAVTPTGPGGRILKEDVQRAAQRPAAEPSPTGRGQGEGAAILAQPVHQVPPTPNSATSQLRGEIVPADLARGQPKVDLSSSGYPREEELVVMSPIRRRIAERLVEAQHSAALLTTFNEVDMTEVIALRAKHREQYEQQYGVKLGFMSFFVKAAVDALKHVPQLNAEVRDPHIVYHNYYDIGIAVGGGKGLVVPALRNAEFMSFAEVEQKIADFGRRAKENKLKLEELQGGTFTISNGGVYGSMLSTPIVNPPQSGILGLHAIQDRPSVHNGQVVVRPMMFLALTYDHRIVDGREAVMFLKRIKETIEEPTRMLLEV, encoded by the coding sequence ATGCCTGTCGAATTGAAAGTGCCCGAAGTCGGCGAATCAATCACCGAAGTGCACATTGCCCAGTGGCGGAAGCAAGTTGGCCAACGAGCCGAAAAAGATGAAAACCTCGTCGAGCTGGAAAGCGATAAAGCCACCGTCGATTTGCCGGCCCCCGTCTCAGGCACCCTGACGCAAATTCTAAAGCAGCCCGGCGAAGTTGCCCGCGTGGGCGAAATCATTGGCTACATGGCCGCCGGCGCGGAAGCGGCGGCGCCGCCTGCACCCGATGTGCCCAAGCCCGCCGTGAACGATCTCCCCCACGCAGCCACCTCTCCGACAATGCCTACTCCTTCGCCTTCGCAACCAGCTTCAAGGGCAACACTCCCGCCTGTCATGCCCGCCGCCCAGCGGCTGATGGCGCAAGAGGGAATTCCCTCCGACGCCGTCACGCCCACCGGCCCTGGCGGCCGGATTTTGAAAGAAGATGTCCAGCGCGCAGCGCAGCGGCCCGCTGCAGAACCCTCTCCCACTGGGAGAGGGCAAGGTGAGGGTGCTGCGATACTAGCGCAACCGGTCCATCAGGTGCCTCCAACTCCCAATTCGGCTACGTCGCAACTGCGCGGCGAAATTGTCCCCGCCGATTTGGCCCGCGGCCAGCCTAAAGTCGATCTTTCCTCCTCCGGCTATCCGCGGGAAGAGGAACTCGTGGTGATGAGCCCCATTCGCCGCCGGATTGCCGAGCGCCTGGTCGAAGCGCAGCATTCCGCCGCCCTGCTGACCACATTCAACGAAGTCGATATGACCGAAGTCATAGCCCTGCGGGCCAAGCATCGCGAACAATACGAACAGCAATACGGCGTAAAGCTCGGCTTCATGTCGTTCTTTGTGAAAGCGGCAGTCGACGCGCTCAAGCACGTGCCGCAATTGAACGCCGAGGTGCGCGATCCCCACATCGTATATCACAATTATTACGACATCGGCATCGCGGTCGGCGGCGGCAAGGGCCTGGTCGTCCCCGCGCTGCGGAATGCGGAGTTCATGAGCTTTGCCGAGGTCGAGCAAAAAATCGCCGATTTCGGCCGCCGGGCCAAAGAGAACAAGCTCAAGTTGGAAGAGCTGCAAGGGGGCACGTTCACCATTTCCAACGGCGGCGTGTACGGCTCCATGCTCTCCACCCCCATCGTCAACCCGCCGCAAAGCGGCATTTTGGGGCTGCACGCCATTCAAGATCGCCCCTCCGTCCACAACGGCCAGGTGGTCGTACGCCCAATGATGTTCCTGGCCCTGACGTACGATCATCGCATTGTCGACGGCCGCGAGGCGGTGATGTTCCTCAAGCGGATTAAGGAAACCATCGAGGAACCCACCCGCATGCTGCTG